A window of Candidatus Kinetoplastibacterium crithidii (ex Angomonas deanei ATCC 30255) contains these coding sequences:
- the rbfA gene encoding 30S ribosome-binding factor RbfA, whose protein sequence is MKMIDIDKVSSRNTRISKQIQKDLSKIISQKFTIKEIGIVTISKVDLSVDYAYAKIYFTVFGVDPKIVEEFLNKKSGWFHSYIYKRLHIHTVPTLLFLHDTHIEKANNLLDLINKANSDF, encoded by the coding sequence ATGAAAATGATTGATATTGACAAAGTGTCAAGTAGAAATACTCGTATTTCTAAACAAATTCAGAAAGATTTATCAAAAATAATTAGCCAAAAATTTACTATAAAGGAAATTGGCATTGTTACTATTTCAAAGGTAGATCTCTCGGTTGACTATGCGTATGCCAAGATATATTTTACTGTCTTTGGTGTTGATCCTAAGATAGTAGAGGAATTTTTGAATAAGAAATCAGGTTGGTTTCATTCATACATTTATAAAAGATTGCATATACATACAGTTCCAACTTTGTTATTCTTGCATGACACCCATATAGAAAAAGCTAATAATTTGTTAGATTTGATAAATAAAGCTAATAGCGATTTTTAG
- the truB gene encoding tRNA pseudouridine(55) synthase TruB has product MSKKVFRNLDGFILLDKPSGLSSNIALQKVRHALEASKAGHAGTLDPFATGLLVCCLGKYTKFSAKLIDSSKSYIATLKFGEETDSGDFTGNVLSKFEDNILMNEDSVRSILNSFIGEITQIPPMYSAIKYKGIPLYKYARKGIEINREPRKVNIYDIKLLSLKNNYLVIEVFCSKGTYIRTLAQDIGRKSGFFAHLVELRRLSVGPFCINQAINLDSLLLMEEPTNAMLDENKISTIFFKL; this is encoded by the coding sequence ATGTCCAAAAAAGTTTTTCGTAATCTTGATGGGTTTATATTACTTGATAAACCATCAGGGTTGTCAAGTAATATTGCATTGCAAAAAGTTAGGCATGCTCTTGAAGCTTCCAAGGCAGGTCATGCAGGTACATTAGATCCTTTTGCTACAGGTTTGCTTGTTTGTTGTTTAGGGAAATATACTAAGTTTTCAGCTAAATTGATTGATTCTTCTAAATCTTATATAGCAACTTTGAAATTTGGAGAAGAAACTGATAGCGGTGATTTTACCGGGAATGTTTTATCTAAATTTGAAGATAATATTTTGATGAATGAGGATTCTGTTAGAAGTATTTTGAATTCATTTATTGGTGAAATCACACAAATTCCTCCTATGTATTCTGCTATTAAATATAAAGGTATTCCATTATATAAATATGCAAGAAAAGGTATTGAGATAAATAGAGAACCAAGAAAAGTTAATATATATGATATAAAATTATTATCATTAAAAAACAACTATCTAGTTATTGAAGTTTTTTGTAGCAAAGGAACTTATATTAGAACTTTGGCCCAGGATATTGGCAGAAAATCTGGTTTTTTTGCACATTTAGTAGAATTAAGAAGGTTATCTGTAGGTCCATTTTGCATAAATCAGGCAATTAATTTAGATTCTTTGTTATTAATGGAAGAGCCAACGAATGCTATGCTTGATGAGAATAAGATATCTACAATTTTTTTTAAATTATAA
- the typA gene encoding translational GTPase TypA yields the protein MAKALRNIAIIAHVDHGKTTLVDQLLRQSGVFRNNQNVTKRVMDSNVLEKERGITILSKNCSVEYNDTYVNIIDTPGHADFGGEVERVLSMVEGVLLLVDAVEGPMPQTVFVTRKALSLGLKPIVVVNKIDKPGARPDFVINEVFELFDRLGATEEQLDFPVVYASGLSGYSSSDPDVRSGDMSYLFEIISKYVPKPQNDSDGPFQMQIASLDYNSYVGKIGIGKIHRGVLYPSMDVALKMGESGPVLKSRINQVLKFSGLDRVSVEKAEAGDIVLINGIEDVEIGITIADPLNIDALPVLKIDEPTLTMNFMVNTSPLAGKEGKFVTSRQIRDRLDLELKSNVALKVRETDDDTVFEVSGRGELHLTILLETMRREGYELSVSRPRVVYKDIDGVKHEPFEDLTLYVDDVYQGAVMEEVGRRKGDLQNMIPDNHGRTRLEYVIPARSLIGFQNDFMSITRGSGLMSHVFREYAPFYEGSLSNRRNGVLISQYAGESVAYALWKLQDRGRMFIKPGESLYEGMIIGVHSRDNDLVVNPVREKQLTNVRASGTDEAIRLVPPINLTLEYAIEFIEDDELVEITPKSIRLRKRYLQEHERRRNRNA from the coding sequence ATGGCTAAAGCTTTACGCAATATTGCCATAATAGCTCATGTTGATCATGGAAAGACTACTTTAGTTGATCAATTGTTACGTCAATCAGGTGTTTTTAGAAACAACCAAAATGTAACAAAGCGGGTTATGGATTCTAATGTTCTTGAAAAAGAAAGAGGAATAACAATTTTATCTAAAAATTGTTCTGTGGAATATAATGATACATATGTAAATATTATTGACACTCCTGGACATGCCGATTTCGGAGGTGAGGTCGAACGTGTATTGTCAATGGTAGAAGGTGTTTTGCTTTTAGTGGATGCTGTAGAAGGACCAATGCCACAAACAGTATTTGTGACAAGAAAGGCATTGAGTTTAGGTTTGAAACCAATAGTTGTTGTGAATAAAATTGATAAACCTGGGGCTCGTCCAGATTTTGTGATTAATGAAGTTTTTGAGTTGTTTGATCGACTTGGAGCTACAGAAGAACAATTAGATTTTCCAGTAGTATATGCTTCTGGTCTTTCTGGTTATTCAAGTAGTGATCCTGATGTGCGTTCTGGCGATATGTCATATCTATTTGAGATTATCTCTAAATATGTACCAAAACCTCAAAATGATTCAGATGGCCCTTTCCAAATGCAAATTGCTTCATTGGATTATAATTCTTATGTAGGTAAAATTGGGATTGGTAAAATTCATAGAGGTGTATTATATCCATCGATGGATGTTGCTCTTAAGATGGGTGAGTCTGGTCCAGTTTTAAAATCTCGTATTAATCAAGTTTTAAAATTTTCAGGTTTGGATAGAGTTTCTGTTGAAAAAGCTGAGGCTGGAGATATAGTTCTTATAAATGGAATAGAAGATGTAGAAATAGGAATTACTATAGCTGATCCTTTAAATATAGATGCTTTGCCTGTACTAAAAATAGATGAGCCAACACTTACTATGAATTTTATGGTAAATACTTCTCCTTTAGCAGGTAAAGAAGGTAAATTTGTTACTAGTAGGCAAATTAGAGATAGATTAGATTTAGAATTAAAATCCAATGTAGCTCTTAAAGTTCGTGAAACTGATGATGATACTGTATTTGAAGTTTCTGGGCGTGGTGAATTACATTTGACTATTTTGCTTGAAACTATGCGTCGTGAAGGATATGAATTATCAGTCTCAAGACCACGTGTTGTTTATAAGGATATTGATGGAGTAAAACATGAGCCTTTTGAAGATTTAACATTATATGTTGATGATGTTTATCAAGGTGCTGTTATGGAAGAAGTAGGTAGGCGTAAAGGTGATTTGCAAAATATGATACCTGATAATCATGGTAGAACACGTTTAGAGTATGTAATACCAGCTCGTTCACTTATAGGATTTCAGAATGATTTTATGAGTATTACTAGAGGTAGTGGCTTAATGAGCCATGTTTTTAGAGAGTATGCTCCATTTTATGAAGGTTCTTTAAGCAATAGAAGAAATGGTGTTCTTATTAGTCAATATGCTGGCGAATCTGTTGCCTATGCTTTGTGGAAATTACAGGACCGTGGAAGGATGTTTATTAAACCTGGAGAGTCTTTATATGAAGGCATGATTATAGGCGTTCATAGTAGAGATAATGATTTAGTAGTAAATCCTGTCAGAGAAAAACAATTAACTAATGTAAGAGCTTCTGGAACAGATGAAGCTATACGTTTAGTGCCTCCAATTAATTTAACTTTAGAATATGCAATAGAATTTATAGAAGATGATGAGTTAGTGGAAATAACTCCAAAATCTATACGTTTAAGAAAAAGATATTTGCAAGAACATGAAAGAAGACGTAATAGAAATGCCTAA
- the polA gene encoding DNA polymerase I gives MSESLLLVDGSSYLYRAFYALPELKNSKGDHTGAIYGIVSMLRKLLSKYETNYFACIFDAPGKNFRHDICSSYKSNRPLMPQDLINQIDKIYQIIKALGLPVFSIKGVEADDVIGTISDLFSKKYECQVIIATGDKDLAQLVNKKVKLINTMNEEVLDESGVLKKFGVSPSLIIDYLMLIGDSVDNIPGVAKIGPKTALKLLSEFGSVENIIASVDKITGVIGKNIRDFIPNFINTRKLITIKRDCNLSPYFERIEDFKKKSIDFNSLKNLYESLDFSSWLSDLESKDNLSGSSLKNTDVELKKCIVDSENNLSLLLEELHKSKIVTIDLYGSNTSLLQTICFLVNSVVYYIPLYNLASDSINRDDVISRLKFFLEDPNKYKVTYDLKKVLHLLFKEKINLKGVIDDVMLAAYVVDSRNNDNLYKLVDNFLNYKCITYDEVFGKGSKLKLIEEVSIEVIIDFFSQRVLSISQLHSLFNNKLSQDSKLKDIYDIEKKIAIILQVMETNGVKIDHLNLQNQSNFLEKKIINLENEIYLLSGCKFNINSPKQLGEVLFQFVGLPIIRKTSAGLPSTDEGVLSKLAKDFKLARLVLDYRTLTKLKSTYTDKLPKMINIETGRLHTTYSQVSVITGRLSSFDPNLQNIPVRTEEGKLIREAFIAENNNILISADYSQIELRVMAHVSKDYNLQLAFQEGKDVHIFTASEIFGISVDNVSEEQRRIAKTINFGLIYGMSAFGLASNLNIDRVSAQNYINRYFDRYPGVLNYINLIKEKYNDLGYVETVFGRRLYISSLSNKSFSNRQATDRAAINAPIQGTAADLIKKAMISVQDWISSENLNSKLVMQVHDELVLEVVDSEFLIVKDMLPTLMCKVAEFNVPLIVDLGVGYNWSEAH, from the coding sequence ATGAGTGAATCTTTATTATTGGTTGATGGTTCTAGTTACTTATATAGGGCTTTTTATGCTTTACCTGAATTAAAAAATTCTAAAGGAGATCATACAGGAGCTATATATGGGATAGTGAGCATGCTAAGAAAGTTGCTTTCAAAATATGAAACCAATTATTTTGCTTGTATTTTTGATGCCCCAGGGAAAAATTTTAGGCATGATATATGTAGTTCGTATAAATCAAATCGTCCATTAATGCCTCAAGATTTAATAAATCAAATAGATAAGATTTATCAAATTATTAAAGCTCTAGGATTACCTGTTTTTAGTATAAAAGGAGTTGAGGCTGATGATGTTATTGGTACAATATCGGATTTATTCTCTAAAAAGTATGAATGTCAAGTTATTATTGCTACTGGTGATAAAGATTTAGCTCAATTAGTAAATAAGAAAGTAAAATTAATTAATACAATGAATGAAGAGGTTTTAGATGAATCTGGTGTTTTAAAAAAATTTGGTGTAAGTCCTTCTTTGATTATAGATTATTTAATGTTAATAGGCGATTCCGTTGATAATATACCTGGAGTAGCAAAAATAGGTCCAAAAACTGCATTAAAATTATTATCAGAATTTGGCTCTGTTGAAAATATTATTGCTTCTGTTGATAAAATTACAGGTGTTATTGGTAAGAATATTAGAGATTTTATCCCTAATTTTATTAATACCAGAAAACTAATTACAATAAAACGTGATTGTAATTTATCTCCTTATTTTGAAAGAATAGAAGATTTTAAAAAAAAATCTATAGATTTTAATTCTTTAAAAAATTTATATGAGAGTCTTGATTTTTCTTCTTGGTTATCTGATCTGGAATCCAAAGATAATCTATCAGGTAGTTCTTTAAAAAATACAGACGTCGAACTAAAAAAATGTATAGTGGATTCTGAAAATAATTTATCTTTGCTATTAGAAGAATTACATAAATCAAAAATTGTTACTATTGATCTTTATGGTAGTAATACATCATTATTGCAAACAATATGTTTTTTAGTTAACTCAGTAGTTTATTATATACCACTATATAATTTAGCATCAGATTCTATAAATAGAGATGATGTTATATCAAGATTAAAATTTTTTTTAGAAGATCCTAACAAATATAAAGTAACATATGATTTGAAAAAAGTATTACATCTTTTATTTAAAGAAAAGATAAATCTAAAAGGTGTAATAGATGATGTTATGTTAGCAGCTTATGTCGTAGATTCACGTAATAATGATAATTTATATAAATTGGTAGATAACTTTTTAAATTATAAATGTATTACTTATGATGAGGTATTTGGTAAAGGTTCAAAATTAAAATTAATAGAAGAAGTTTCAATAGAGGTTATTATTGATTTTTTTTCTCAAAGGGTTCTTTCTATTAGTCAGTTACATTCTTTATTTAATAATAAGCTATCTCAAGATTCAAAACTAAAAGATATTTATGATATAGAGAAAAAAATAGCTATCATTTTGCAAGTTATGGAAACCAATGGTGTAAAGATAGATCATTTGAATTTGCAAAACCAAAGTAATTTTTTAGAAAAGAAAATCATAAATTTGGAAAACGAAATATATTTATTATCTGGATGTAAGTTTAATATTAACTCTCCTAAACAATTAGGTGAGGTACTTTTTCAATTTGTTGGTCTTCCTATTATTCGTAAGACAAGTGCTGGGTTACCTTCTACAGATGAGGGTGTTCTTAGTAAACTTGCAAAAGATTTTAAACTGGCTAGATTAGTTTTAGATTACCGTACTCTTACTAAATTAAAATCTACGTATACAGATAAGCTACCAAAAATGATAAATATAGAAACTGGTAGGTTACATACTACTTATTCTCAAGTTTCTGTGATTACAGGTAGATTGTCTTCCTTTGATCCTAATTTACAGAATATTCCTGTTCGTACAGAAGAGGGCAAATTAATTAGAGAAGCTTTTATAGCTGAAAATAATAATATATTAATTTCAGCTGATTACTCCCAAATAGAACTTAGAGTAATGGCTCATGTTTCAAAAGATTATAATCTGCAACTGGCTTTTCAAGAAGGTAAAGATGTTCATATATTTACAGCATCTGAGATATTTGGTATTTCTGTTGATAATGTTTCTGAAGAACAAAGAAGAATAGCTAAAACTATTAATTTTGGATTAATTTATGGTATGAGTGCTTTTGGTCTTGCATCTAATCTAAATATTGATCGTGTATCAGCACAGAATTATATTAATAGATATTTTGACCGTTATCCTGGAGTATTAAATTATATTAATTTAATTAAAGAAAAATATAATGACTTGGGATATGTAGAAACTGTATTTGGAAGAAGATTATATATTTCATCTTTATCTAATAAATCTTTTAGTAACAGACAAGCTACAGATAGAGCAGCTATCAATGCCCCTATACAGGGTACAGCAGCAGATTTAATCAAGAAAGCTATGATTTCAGTCCAAGATTGGATATCCAGTGAGAATTTAAATTCTAAATTAGTTATGCAGGTGCATGATGAATTGGTTTTAGAAGTTGTGGACTCAGAATTTTTAATTGTGAAAGATATGTTGCCTACTTTGATGTGTAAAGTTGCTGAATTTAATGTTCCTTTAATAGTTGATTTAGGTGTTGGTTATAATTGGTCAGAAGCTCACTAA
- a CDS encoding ZIP family metal transporter encodes MIFFYILISTFSSGLIAVGIANWLTYNFFSKYLDSIVSISVGIFLSVAFLHLLPEAYDHLNNNANIIFITMLVSIICFVILEKVSLLRHNHHYEGDGHLHGNGHDKTEAGSGGIIILIGSSLHNFSDGIVIAASFLTYPLLGIITSLSITVHEVPHKLCDFVVLRNSGINRSKALIMILISSFCSSIGGFIGYFILHSARQFTPFALVIAASSFIYIAISDLIPQMHEHTDKKNFTSHLIELSLIFIGILFIFYLTKVSHCYHC; translated from the coding sequence ATGATATTTTTCTATATTTTGATTTCTACCTTTTCTAGTGGTTTAATTGCTGTTGGCATAGCAAATTGGTTAACATATAATTTTTTTTCTAAATATCTTGATAGTATTGTTAGCATATCAGTAGGTATTTTTTTATCAGTAGCTTTTTTGCATTTATTGCCTGAAGCTTATGATCATTTAAATAATAACGCTAATATTATTTTTATTACTATGTTGGTATCAATAATATGTTTTGTAATTTTAGAAAAAGTATCATTGTTGAGACATAATCATCATTATGAAGGTGATGGTCATCTTCATGGAAATGGTCATGATAAAACTGAGGCTGGCAGCGGTGGTATTATTATATTGATAGGCAGTTCATTGCATAATTTTTCTGATGGTATAGTGATTGCTGCTTCTTTTCTAACATATCCACTGCTTGGTATTATCACATCTTTATCGATTACAGTTCATGAGGTTCCTCATAAATTATGTGATTTTGTTGTTTTAAGAAATTCTGGAATTAATAGATCTAAGGCACTCATAATGATTCTAATTTCTAGTTTTTGTTCATCAATTGGAGGATTCATTGGGTATTTTATTTTGCATTCTGCAAGGCAATTCACACCTTTTGCTTTAGTGATTGCTGCTAGTAGTTTTATATACATAGCTATATCTGACCTTATTCCTCAGATGCATGAACATACTGATAAAAAGAATTTTACAAGTCATTTAATTGAATTATCATTGATTTTTATAGGTATATTATTTATATTTTACTTAACAAAGGTAAGTCATTGTTACCATTGTTAA
- a CDS encoding epoxyqueuosine reductase QueH → MEFIPRPIVSLPSNCKKVLLHSCCAPCSCEVMEAMIEANIKYSIFFYNPNIHPKKEYEIRKQENIRIANKYNIEIIDSDYDTDNWFLRVKGLENSPERGERCTVCFDMRFERTALYAYEHGFDTITSSLGISRWKDFNQINRSGIQAASRYNITYWDYNWRKKGGSQRMIFISKREQFYQQEYCGCVYSLRDTNKARREHGFDRIKIGEKFYKN, encoded by the coding sequence ATGGAATTTATACCAAGACCCATAGTTAGTTTACCATCAAACTGTAAGAAAGTTTTGTTGCATTCATGTTGTGCTCCATGTTCATGTGAAGTAATGGAAGCAATGATTGAGGCAAATATAAAATATTCAATATTTTTTTATAATCCAAATATACATCCAAAAAAAGAATATGAAATTAGAAAGCAAGAGAATATAAGAATAGCTAATAAATATAATATAGAAATTATAGATTCTGACTATGATACCGACAATTGGTTTCTAAGAGTTAAGGGATTAGAAAATTCTCCAGAAAGAGGCGAGCGTTGCACAGTATGTTTTGATATGCGTTTTGAAAGAACAGCCTTATATGCTTATGAACATGGTTTTGATACCATTACTAGTTCTCTTGGAATTTCACGTTGGAAAGATTTTAATCAGATAAATAGATCAGGGATACAAGCAGCATCTAGATATAACATAACCTATTGGGACTATAATTGGCGAAAAAAAGGTGGATCACAAAGAATGATATTTATAAGCAAAAGAGAACAATTCTATCAGCAAGAATATTGTGGTTGTGTCTACTCATTAAGAGATACTAATAAAGCAAGAAGAGAACATGGATTTGATAGAATAAAAATAGGTGAAAAATTTTATAAAAATTAG
- the rho gene encoding transcription termination factor Rho, giving the protein MHLNELKTLHVSQLLEMASNLEIDNANRLRKQELMFAIMKKRAKQGEQIFGDGVLEVLPDGFGFLRSPETSYLASTDDIYISPSQIRRMNLHTGDSIEGEVRTPKEGERYFALVKVEKVNGVLPEVVKHRIMFENLTPLHPCHNIKLEREIRSEENLTGRILDVFSPIGKGQRGLIVASPKSGKTIMMQHIAHAIASNMPEATLIVLLVDERPEEVTEMQRTVRGEVVASTFDEPANRHVQVAEMVIEKAKRLVEMKKDVIILLDSITRLARAYNTVIPSSGKVLTGGIDANALHRPKRFFGAARNIEEGGSLTILGTALIDTGSRMDEVIYEEFKGTGNAEIHLERRMAEKRVYPAINLNKSGTRREELLVKQDILQKIWVLRKFIHDMDDIEAIEFILDKMRSTKTNLDFFEMMKK; this is encoded by the coding sequence ATGCATTTAAATGAACTAAAGACTTTGCATGTATCACAGCTATTAGAAATGGCTTCTAATTTAGAAATTGATAATGCCAATCGTCTACGAAAACAAGAATTAATGTTTGCTATAATGAAGAAAAGAGCAAAACAAGGTGAACAAATTTTTGGAGATGGAGTATTAGAAGTACTTCCAGATGGTTTTGGATTCCTAAGGTCACCAGAAACATCATACTTAGCCAGTACAGATGATATATATATATCCCCTTCTCAAATTAGAAGAATGAACTTACATACTGGTGATTCTATTGAAGGTGAAGTAAGAACACCAAAAGAAGGTGAAAGATATTTTGCATTGGTTAAAGTTGAAAAAGTTAATGGTGTATTACCAGAAGTTGTAAAACATAGAATTATGTTTGAAAATCTTACACCACTTCATCCTTGTCACAATATAAAATTAGAAAGAGAAATCAGAAGTGAAGAAAATCTTACAGGAAGAATACTAGATGTATTCTCACCTATAGGTAAAGGACAAAGAGGATTGATAGTAGCAAGTCCTAAATCTGGAAAAACTATAATGATGCAACATATAGCACATGCTATTGCATCAAATATGCCAGAAGCAACTTTAATAGTCTTATTAGTAGATGAAAGGCCTGAAGAAGTAACGGAAATGCAACGTACAGTAAGGGGTGAAGTGGTAGCATCAACGTTTGATGAACCTGCAAATAGACATGTACAAGTCGCTGAAATGGTAATTGAAAAAGCAAAAAGACTTGTAGAAATGAAAAAAGATGTAATTATACTGCTAGATTCTATTACTAGGTTAGCCAGAGCATATAATACTGTTATACCTTCTTCAGGAAAAGTACTTACAGGCGGTATAGATGCCAATGCTCTACACAGGCCAAAAAGATTTTTTGGGGCGGCTAGAAATATAGAAGAAGGTGGATCTTTAACTATCTTAGGAACAGCATTAATAGATACCGGAAGTAGAATGGATGAAGTAATCTATGAAGAATTTAAAGGTACTGGTAATGCTGAAATTCATTTAGAAAGAAGAATGGCTGAAAAAAGAGTTTACCCAGCTATAAATTTAAATAAATCAGGTACAAGAAGAGAAGAACTCTTAGTTAAGCAAGATATACTACAAAAAATATGGGTGCTAAGAAAATTTATTCATGATATGGATGATATAGAAGCAATAGAGTTTATTCTAGATAAAATGCGCTCCACAAAAACAAATTTAGATTTTTTCGAAATGATGAAAAAATAA
- a CDS encoding 2Fe-2S iron-sulfur cluster-binding protein, with protein sequence MSFHISIKPGTEYLMVKNNQSILEAAKEKQIALPHSCSNGKCAKCKCKVLSGSFEISNYSNKALTDQEKSNNIILTCKTYPLSDMVIQYDHLIDKSPSFKTIGRVISIERKTVDVIILKIKISFGERFLFKPGQYVDFLLKNGEKRSYSIANSPFIDQYLEFHIKHFFGGLFTDQLFGLTNIHLKEDDILRLEGPFGSFILQEKSKNPIIFLASGTGFAPIKSMMEYIIRENIFSQPIYLYWGARKLSDIYMNDLAKSWESLIVNFKYRPVLINEISESMVNIPEYVMKDFKDLSSFQIYACGSNIMIESAKRDFITKCRLPVNKFYSDAFIST encoded by the coding sequence ATGAGCTTTCATATTTCGATAAAACCTGGTACAGAATATTTGATGGTAAAAAACAATCAATCTATTCTAGAGGCCGCTAAGGAGAAGCAAATTGCTTTGCCACATAGTTGTAGTAATGGAAAATGTGCTAAATGCAAATGTAAAGTTTTATCTGGGTCTTTTGAAATATCTAATTATTCTAATAAGGCATTAACTGATCAAGAAAAATCAAATAACATCATTTTAACATGTAAAACGTATCCATTATCAGATATGGTTATACAATATGATCATTTAATTGATAAATCTCCATCTTTTAAAACTATAGGAAGGGTAATTTCTATAGAAAGAAAGACTGTTGATGTAATAATTCTTAAAATAAAAATCTCATTCGGAGAGCGATTTTTATTTAAACCAGGGCAGTATGTCGATTTTCTATTAAAAAATGGGGAAAAACGCAGTTATTCTATAGCAAATTCTCCTTTTATAGATCAATATTTAGAGTTTCATATCAAACATTTTTTCGGTGGACTTTTTACTGATCAGTTATTTGGATTAACTAATATTCATTTGAAAGAAGATGATATTCTTCGTTTAGAAGGGCCTTTTGGTAGTTTTATTCTTCAAGAAAAATCAAAGAATCCAATTATTTTTTTAGCAAGTGGAACAGGTTTTGCTCCAATAAAATCAATGATGGAATATATAATAAGAGAAAATATTTTTTCTCAACCTATATATTTGTATTGGGGAGCTAGAAAATTATCAGACATATATATGAATGATTTAGCAAAGTCGTGGGAGTCTTTGATTGTAAATTTTAAATACAGACCTGTTTTAATAAATGAAATATCGGAGTCTATGGTTAATATTCCTGAATATGTTATGAAAGATTTTAAAGACTTATCATCTTTTCAAATATATGCATGTGGTTCTAATATCATGATCGAATCTGCAAAGAGAGATTTTATTACGAAATGTAGATTACCTGTAAATAAATTTTATTCAGATGCATTTATTTCAACCTAA
- a CDS encoding D-amino acid dehydrogenase → MKVAILGSGIHGISSAWWISQSGIANEIVVIDRLSKPALDTSFANGGQISVSYAEPWANFNNLLLSLNWILRKRSPITFRPSLDVNQWKWFLCFMKECMPNNVIRNMEYMINLAKYSRDVLKNVRNELNIEYDFLDKGILSFYTDKNEFHKAQKTADIMRKMGVHRKSLSVDEIINIEPALSSIKDSLVGGYFTEDDESGDACKFTQSLADLCSERSVQFKYNHNINKLIYNNGRITSVELIDQDGYFKNIDADIFLVTLGSYSPILLKPLGIKLNIYPAKGYSATFPVKNKEKAPYVSLIDNADKLVFSRLGDRMRIAGSVDFSGYSRSLNNIDCNLLLEKAMEMFPNSLDFENVSYWSGLRPATPSNVPIVGKTKIDNLYINSGHGPLGWTMGMGSGKAIADIINGKKPNFKFPFLGI, encoded by the coding sequence ATGAAAGTAGCTATATTAGGTAGTGGGATTCATGGCATATCTAGTGCATGGTGGATATCTCAATCGGGAATTGCTAATGAGATAGTAGTTATCGATAGGCTTTCTAAGCCTGCTTTAGATACTAGCTTTGCTAATGGAGGTCAAATTTCTGTTTCTTATGCAGAACCTTGGGCAAACTTTAATAATTTATTACTATCGCTAAATTGGATTCTGAGAAAGCGTAGCCCTATAACTTTTAGACCTAGTCTTGATGTTAATCAGTGGAAATGGTTTTTATGCTTTATGAAAGAATGTATGCCTAATAATGTTATTCGCAATATGGAATATATGATTAATTTGGCAAAATATAGTAGAGACGTTCTTAAAAATGTTCGTAATGAATTAAATATAGAATATGATTTTCTTGATAAAGGTATTTTGAGTTTTTATACTGATAAAAATGAGTTTCATAAAGCTCAAAAAACTGCTGATATTATGAGAAAAATGGGAGTACATAGAAAGTCATTATCTGTTGATGAGATTATTAATATTGAGCCAGCTTTATCTAGTATTAAAGATAGTTTAGTTGGTGGTTATTTTACAGAAGATGATGAAAGTGGTGACGCATGTAAATTTACACAATCATTAGCAGACCTGTGTTCAGAAAGATCAGTGCAATTTAAATATAACCACAACATAAATAAGCTTATATATAATAATGGTAGAATCACTAGTGTTGAGTTAATAGATCAAGATGGATATTTCAAAAATATAGATGCTGATATATTTTTGGTTACTTTGGGTAGTTATAGCCCAATTTTATTAAAACCATTAGGTATTAAGCTTAATATTTATCCAGCTAAGGGTTATTCGGCTACTTTTCCTGTCAAAAATAAAGAAAAAGCTCCATATGTTAGTTTGATAGACAATGCTGATAAGTTAGTTTTTTCTCGTTTAGGCGATCGTATGCGTATAGCTGGTTCAGTAGATTTCTCAGGTTATTCTAGATCTTTAAATAATATTGATTGCAATTTGCTATTAGAAAAAGCAATGGAGATGTTTCCTAATTCGTTAGATTTTGAAAATGTTTCTTATTGGTCAGGATTAAGGCCAGCTACTCCATCTAATGTTCCTATTGTAGGGAAAACCAAAATTGATAATTTATATATAAATTCTGGTCATGGACCTTTAGGATGGACTATGGGAATGGGTTCGGGTAAAGCTATAGCAGATATAATAAATGGTAAAAAACCTAATTTTAAATTTCCATTTTTAGGCATATAA